The following proteins are co-located in the Bradyrhizobium sp. AZCC 2176 genome:
- the pth gene encoding aminoacyl-tRNA hydrolase codes for MRLFVGLGNPGSKYANNRHNIGFMAVDEIARRHGFGPWRRRFQGEASDGTLDGEKVVLLRPTTYMNESGRAVQEAANFFKLSAGEITVFQDELELPAAKVRVKIGGGIAGHNGLRSISSHIGNDYRRVRLGIGHPGIKELVHGHVLSDFAKSDRPWVEALCAAVAENAGLLAAGKDSTFQNKVHLALQAKGIFDKEDDGKQG; via the coding sequence ATGCGCCTGTTTGTCGGTCTCGGTAACCCCGGTTCGAAATACGCGAACAACCGGCACAATATCGGGTTCATGGCCGTCGATGAAATTGCGCGGCGTCACGGTTTTGGACCGTGGCGCCGCCGTTTTCAGGGCGAGGCTTCCGATGGCACGCTCGATGGTGAAAAGGTCGTTCTGCTTCGGCCGACCACCTACATGAACGAGTCCGGGCGTGCGGTTCAGGAAGCCGCGAACTTCTTCAAGTTGTCCGCCGGCGAGATCACCGTGTTTCAGGACGAACTCGAACTGCCGGCGGCGAAAGTCCGCGTCAAGATCGGCGGCGGCATCGCCGGTCACAACGGGCTGCGCTCGATCTCCTCGCATATCGGCAACGACTACCGCCGGGTGCGGCTCGGGATCGGTCATCCCGGCATCAAGGAGCTGGTGCACGGCCATGTGCTGTCGGATTTTGCCAAGAGCGATCGCCCCTGGGTGGAAGCCTTGTGCGCGGCGGTCGCCGAGAATGCTGGTTTGCTGGCGGCGGGTAAGGATTCGACGTTCCAGAACAAGGTGCATCTGGCGCTGCAGGCCAAGGGA